A segment of the Fusarium musae strain F31 chromosome 2, whole genome shotgun sequence genome:
atcgtcttcaagaGACATTGTTACTCGATTGATAATTATCAGCATGAAGTTTCTCAATACTTTGCTCTACGGagctctcctcttctccgagGTGTCGGCTACCAAAAAACTGACTCCCAGTCAAGTTGAGGGTGACATTAAAAAGTCCAAGTATGTCAACCCTTGGTCAATTGGCTAAACATCACTAACATCCACAGTCTTCGCAAGACTCTCGaagacctcaacaccatcgccaaAAAGAACGGTGGTAATCGTGCCTTTGGCTTCCCCGGCTACAAGGCCTCTGTCGACTACATCtccaagcagctcaagggCCAATACGGAAAGCATCTCAACACTTACATCCAGCCCTTCAACTACACCTTCGAGCAGACCAAAGATATCTGGGTCCGAGGCCCCGATGGCGAGGACGTCTATGTCGTTACCCTCATCTACAACGTCGGTACACCTACTCCCGATGGTGTCACTGCCCCTCTTGTTCTCGTCCcaattgatgatgagcgcGGATCTGGTTGCTTCGCGGACCAATGggaggatgttgatgctAAGGATAAACTCGCTCTTGTTAAGCGCGGCTCGTGTGCTATCTcggacaagctcaagctcgcAAAGCAGGCTGGCGCTCTTGGTGTTCTCCTTGTCAACAACCAGCCTGGCGAGGGCATCACCAGTGCGACTCTTAGTGCGGAGAACCTTGAGCTCATCGTCCCTGTTGGTGTGATTCCTCTAGAAGTTGGAACTGCTTGGAGAACACGCATTGAGGATGGTGAGACGCTCGAGGTCACTTTGCTGGTGGACTCTTTCTATGAGACCCGTGAGACCTGGAACATCATCGCGGAGACTAAGCAGGGTGATCCCAACAAcgttgtcatgatgggtgCTCATCTTGACAGTGTCCAAGCTGGTCCCGGtatcaatgatgatggtAGTGGAACAGCCGGTATTCTTGAGATTGCCAAGTCTTTCACCAAGTACACTGGCTACAAGAACAAGGTCCGCTTTGCTTGGTGGGGTGCTGAAGAGTGAGTGACACAGTCCACGTCTCTCTGCTGTTGACTGATTTGTGATACAGGAGTGGCCTTGCGGGATCATACTACTACGGCGAGCAACTcaccgaggaggaagctgaCAGCATCCGATTCTACTTCAACTATGACATGATCGGTTCTCCTAAGCCCAAGTACTGGGTACAGGCTAGCAAGCCCGCTGACCGAGTTGGAGGAGATATCCTGGCTGCTTGGCTCcgcaagaagggcaagaccGTCGAGTGGGAGTAAGTCTAGACGCACACTATTCGCAAGCAACATTACTTACAGTTTCACAGGGAGTTTGGCGAATCCTCCGACTACGCCGCCTTCGTCGAACTCGGTATCCCCTCCTCCGGAATCTTCACTGGCGCTGATGCTGAGACCGATCCTTGCTACCACTTGGAATGcgacaccatcaacaacatccactgGGGTGCTTTgaccctcaacaccaaggctGCTGGCCGTGCTGCTGCCCAGTTCGCTCTTAGCCTCAAAGGCGTTCCTGCACGAGACAAGACCTCTGCTAACCCCAAGAGCAAGCGAGCTGTTGCGGCGCGTTTTGAGCAgtggcagaagaagaagactcttGCTAGCAATGCGCATAAGTGCAACCATAAGACCAAGGTTGTTGTCTAAGCATGGCAAGAAAgtggtgat
Coding sequences within it:
- a CDS encoding hypothetical protein (MEROPS:MER0001288), which gives rise to MKFLNTLLYGALLFSEVSATKKLTPSQVEGDIKKSNLRKTLEDLNTIAKKNGGNRAFGFPGYKASVDYISKQLKGQYGKHLNTYIQPFNYTFEQTKDIWVRGPDGEDVYVVTLIYNVGTPTPDGVTAPLVLVPIDDERGSGCFADQWEDVDAKDKLALVKRGSCAISDKLKLAKQAGALGVLLVNNQPGEGITSATLSAENLELIVPVGVIPLEVGTAWRTRIEDGETLEVTLLVDSFYETRETWNIIAETKQGDPNNVVMMGAHLDSVQAGPGINDDGSGTAGILEIAKSFTKYTGYKNKVRFAWWGAEESGLAGSYYYGEQLTEEEADSIRFYFNYDMIGSPKPKYWVQASKPADRVGGDILAAWLRKKGKTVEWEEFGESSDYAAFVELGIPSSGIFTGADAETDPCYHLECDTINNIHWGALTLNTKAAGRAAAQFALSLKGVPARDKTSANPKSKRAVAARFEQWQKKKTLASNAHKCNHKTKVVV